The proteins below come from a single Garra rufa chromosome 3, GarRuf1.0, whole genome shotgun sequence genomic window:
- the ctdnep1b gene encoding CTD nuclear envelope phosphatase 1B, protein MVDMLKTRQCLLGVRTFLGVTSRIWSFFLYILRKHIRTIIQYQTVRYDILPLSPISRNRLNTVKRKILVLDLDETLIHSHHDGVLRPTVRPGTPPDFILKVVIDKHPVRFFVHKRPHVDFFLEVVSQWYELVVFTASMEIYGSAVADKLDNNKGILKRRYYRQHCTLDSGSYIKDLSVVHDDLSSVVILDNSPGAYRSHPDNAIPIKSWFSDPSDTALLNLLPMLDALRFTADVRSVLSRNLHQHRLW, encoded by the exons ATGGTTGACATGCTAAAGACCCGCCAGTGTCTGCTCGGTGTGCGCACTTTCCTCGGCGTAACGTCCAGAATATGGAGCTTCTTTTTATACATCCTCAGGAAGCACATACGAACG ATAATCCAGTATCAGACAGTGCGATATGACATCTTACCATTGTCACCCATTTCCAGAAACAGACTCA ATACCGTGAAGCGAAAGATCTTAGTTTTAGATCTCGACGAGACGTTGATCCACTCGCATCACGATGGAGTTCTTAGACCTACAGTACGGCCTGGTACACCGCCAGACTTCATCCTCAAA GTGGTAATAGACAAACACCCGGTCAGATTCTTTGTACATAAAAGGCCGCATGTGGACTTCTTCCTGGAGGTGGTCAGTCAGTGGTATGAGTTAGTAGTGTTCACTGCTAGTATGGAGATCTACGGATCTGCAGTAGCTGATAAGCTGGATAACAACAAGGGAATCCTGAAAAGAAGATATTACAGACAG CACTGTACACTGGATTCAGGTAGTTATATTAAAGACCTGTCCGTCGTACATGACGACTTATCAAGTGTAGTCATTCTCGACAACTCGCCGGGAGCATATCGCAGTCATCCAG ATAATGCCATACCTATAAAGTCATGGTTTAGTGACCCCAGTGACACAGCACTTCTTAACCTGCTGCCCATGCTGGATGCACTAAG
- the elp5 gene encoding elongator complex protein 5, with amino-acid sequence MLLDVLQGTEAGGGFILIQDTVKCSGRGFLKCFINAALKRGEDVHVLGFESPETEVCAGLDHSCVQKLHFHKGFPDPLGWTSRSSFTVDQFTSQHITQLIKDTQRAKASVLVVDSLSLVLRHHDPVVICRTLQELRKGGVIKTIIGLLHSDLHQQGVLGTVCHLASTLISVAPTNIERHAMAKTTRRTKSGKVMQEEECFSVSEDAALSVQAKPRQPGQVQKEPDVSEADPTSNLTFNLRLSEEERKAKGKVALPFVFSQEKKSALLSPTPGSGRIMYEPDANDDFDEEDPDDDLDV; translated from the exons ATGCTGCTAGATGTGCTACAGGGAACAGAGGCTGGAGGAGGATTCATACTCATTCAAG ATACTGTCAAATGCTCTGGACGGGGATTCCTCAAATGTTTTATTAACGCAGCATTGAAAAG GGGCGAGGACGTACATGTGCTGGGATTTGAGAGTCCTGAAACAGAAGTGTGTGCTGGTTTGGACCATAGCTGTGTGCAAAA GCTTCATTTCCATAAGGGTTTCCCCGATCCTCTTGGCTGGACAAGCAGATCGTCTTTCACTGTCGATCAGTTCACTTCTCAACACATAACTCAGCTCATCAAAGACACACAGCGTGCCAAAGCATCAGTGCTTGTTGTTGACTCTCTCTCATTGGTTTTAAGACACCATGACCCTGTTGTCATCTGTCGAACACTTCAAGAGCTCAGAAAAG GAGGAGTTATTAAAACTATAATCGGTCTCCTGCATTCGGACTTGCATCAGCAAGGTGTCCTGGGTACCGTGTGCCACTTAGCCAGTACGCTTATCTCTGTGGCACCTACAAACATTGAACGTCATGCTATGGCCAAGACCACAAGGCGCACAAAGTCAGGGAAAGTCATGCAAGAG GAAGAGTGTTTCAGTGTGTCTGAAGACGCAGCACTTTCAGTACAGGCCAAACCACGTCAGCCTGGACAAGTACAGAAAGAGCCAGATGTGTCTGAG GCTGATCCAACTTCAAACTTGACTTTCAATCTACGTCTGTCTGAAGAGGAGAGAAAGGCAAAGGGGAAAGTGGCACTGCCGTTTGTGTTTAGCCAAGAAAA AAAATCTGCTCTTCTGAGCCCGACTCCTGGCTCAGGGAGGATCATGTACGAGCCTGATGCCAACGACGACTTTGATGAGGAGGATCCAGATGATGATCTTGATGTGTGA